The DNA window CTTTATTGCCTACGCCATGGCGCCGGAGATGAAACTCAGAAGAGTGCAGAAGGACATTTACATGGTCCGGGGTGTGGATGCACTGCCTTCTTTAGAAAACAGGGGCTTTATGTCCAATGCCTTTGCAGTGCTTACAGAGGAAGGCTGGGTGGTTGTAGATGCCCTTTCAACTCCTGAGCTTTCAAGGGAGTTTGTGCAAAACCTGATGAGGGTAAAGAAGGCTCCCGTAAAATACGCCATAATAACCCACTACCACCCAGACCACTGGTATGGAGCGAAGAGCTATAGAGACCTCGGAGCCAAGATTGTGGCTCATAAAAAGCTGATGGAGTTCTACCAGTCGGGTGAGGCAAGGCTTGCCCTTGAGGGTGCAAAGCAGAGGTTTGGAGAGCTCTTCAAAAATGTGGACCTTGTCCCACCTGATGTGGTAGTAGAGGACAGGTATACGTTGAAGGCAGGGAGAAAGACCTTTGAGATAGTTTACATGGGACCTGCCCATACGGACAACGACCTCGTAGTTTACATGCCCACAGAGAAGGTTCTGTTTACGGGAGACCTCGTGCTGAAGGACCGTATTCCCTTTATGGGAGACAGGGGGGCGAGCTCAAAGGGGCTTGTGGAAGCTCTTCAGAAGATAAAGAAGATGGACGCAAAAGTTCTCCTTGGAGGACACAACGAGCCCATGGATATGTCCGCCGTTGACTTTACCCTTGGCTATGCGCAGTTCCTCAGGGAAGATATAAAAAGGCTGAAGGAACAGGGCAAGAGTATAGACGAGATAAGAGAAGCCCTGAAAGACAACCCCTACAGAAAATATGTCATGTATGATGCTTTCCACAATGCCAACCTTTTCAGGATAGACTCAGAGCTTGATATGGAGGAGTGATGAAGGTAGGTGTTATAAGCCTTGGCTGTGCCAAGAATCTTGTGGATACGGAGGTGCTCCTCGGAAAGTTGAAGGGCGGTGGTGCAAGATTGGTAAGCGACCCTAGAAATGCGGATGTTATAGTGATAAACACCTGCGGTTTTATAGAGCCTGCAAAGGCGGAAGCCATAGAAACAATCCTGGAGTTTTCTGAAAAGAAGAAGGTTATAGTAATGGGCTGTCTGGTGCAGAGATACAGAGAAGAGCTGCAGAAGGAGATTCCAGAGGTGATGGCATACTTTGGAACAGAAAGCTGGAATGAAGTGCTGAAGTTCCTCGGTCTTGAGTCTGCAGAGAGGTCAGAAAGGGTTCTTACCACGCCCAGTTCCTATGCCTATCTGAAGATTGCTGAAGGATGCAACAGGCTCTGCTCCTTCTGTGCCATTCCTCTCATAAGGGGGAAACATCGCTCAAAGCCCATGGAAGAAGTCCTCCGGGAAGCCAGATATCTGGCAGAAAGGGAAGTAAAGGAGCTGTGCGTAGTCTCTCAGGACACCACTTACTACGGAAGGGACATCTACGGAAAGGGTGCACTGGTAAAACTTCTGCAGGAGCTTGAAAAGATAGAGGGCATAAGGTGGATAAGGCTCCTGTATCTGTATCCCACAGAGGTAGAGGAAGAGCTCATCTCCCTTATGGCTGATTCTGAAAAGCTACTTCCTTACTTTGACATGCCCCTCCAGCACATAAGCTCCGAGGTGCTCAGAAGCATGAGAAGGGGCTATGACGAGTCCTTTGTAAGGGGGCTTGTAGAGAAGATAAGGAAAAAGCTTCCTCAGGCGGTGCTGAGAACCACCTTCATAGTGGGCTATCCCACAGAGACCGAGGAGGACTTCAGGAGGCTTTTAGAGTTTGTCTCCGAGGGGCACTTCCACTGGTTAGGTGTCTTTACCTACTCTCAGGAGGAGGGCACGCATGCTTTTCCTCTGGGAGACCCCTGGTCGGCGGAGGAAAAAGAAAGAAGAAAGACAGAGCTTCTCAGCCTTCAGGAGAGCATAACTCGTAAGAAAAACGAAGAGTTTGTGGGCAGGGAACTTGAGCTAATTATTGATGGTTTTGATGATGAGTTTGGCTATATTCCTGTTGGCAGGATATACGCTCAGGCACCAGAAGTGGACGGA is part of the Aquificaceae bacterium genome and encodes:
- the rimO gene encoding 30S ribosomal protein S12 methylthiotransferase RimO, coding for MKVGVISLGCAKNLVDTEVLLGKLKGGGARLVSDPRNADVIVINTCGFIEPAKAEAIETILEFSEKKKVIVMGCLVQRYREELQKEIPEVMAYFGTESWNEVLKFLGLESAERSERVLTTPSSYAYLKIAEGCNRLCSFCAIPLIRGKHRSKPMEEVLREARYLAEREVKELCVVSQDTTYYGRDIYGKGALVKLLQELEKIEGIRWIRLLYLYPTEVEEELISLMADSEKLLPYFDMPLQHISSEVLRSMRRGYDESFVRGLVEKIRKKLPQAVLRTTFIVGYPTETEEDFRRLLEFVSEGHFHWLGVFTYSQEEGTHAFPLGDPWSAEEKERRKTELLSLQESITRKKNEEFVGRELELIIDGFDDEFGYIPVGRIYAQAPEVDGITYLETEGELKTGDMIRVKITQVGGYDLGAVECKD
- a CDS encoding MBL fold metallo-hydrolase, whose product is MRYLKLAFLLVFIAYAMAPEMKLRRVQKDIYMVRGVDALPSLENRGFMSNAFAVLTEEGWVVVDALSTPELSREFVQNLMRVKKAPVKYAIITHYHPDHWYGAKSYRDLGAKIVAHKKLMEFYQSGEARLALEGAKQRFGELFKNVDLVPPDVVVEDRYTLKAGRKTFEIVYMGPAHTDNDLVVYMPTEKVLFTGDLVLKDRIPFMGDRGASSKGLVEALQKIKKMDAKVLLGGHNEPMDMSAVDFTLGYAQFLREDIKRLKEQGKSIDEIREALKDNPYRKYVMYDAFHNANLFRIDSELDMEE